A single genomic interval of Dromiciops gliroides isolate mDroGli1 chromosome 1, mDroGli1.pri, whole genome shotgun sequence harbors:
- the TMEM219 gene encoding insulin-like growth factor-binding protein 3 receptor yields MGSWQAGENLQLCLAHRPPLVCAALALLLLGASGLGLGGFILNHGDGLRDPDIPQDWVSFMRSLGQLTLCPGNRTAAGKAPGPDSHTVKLLTSLNLGNGIKKNRTQQLWTTVRGHQLGLSGSSAEELVLITALVPIEKTSGTCLIFNAAPRILPSSQPPTSCLEEGEIDIVNTYAVESSKPEEECYDVWSHEGLILTKLLTMEERVLCGSRLLYFSCFLLFFFGFLCCFAAACTHPRWDTSWQRAHI; encoded by the exons ATGGGCAGCTGGCAGGCAGGAGAAAACCTGCAGCTCTGCCTAGCTCACCGTCCACCTTTGGTTTGTGCTGCACTTGCATTATTGCTACTTGGGGCTTCAGGTCTAGGCCTTGGTGGTTTTATCCTTAACCATGGTGATGGGCTTCGAGATCCTGATATCCCTCAG GACTGGGTCTCCTTCATGAGATCTCTGGGTCAACTGACTCTGTGCCCTGGGAATAGGACAGCTGCTGGGAAAGCACCTGGACCTGACTCTCATACTGTGAAATTACTGACCAGTTTAAACCTAGGCAATGGTATCAAGAAGAACCGGACTCAACAACTATGGACCACTGTCCGTGGCCACCAACTGGGACTAAGTG gCTCTTCTGCAGAGGAGCTAGTATTGATCACAGCCCTTGTGCCAATAGAGAAAACTTCTGGGACTTGCCTGATTTTCAATGCAGCCCCCAGAATCCTGCCCTCCAGCCAACCACCCACATCCTGCTTAGAGGAAGGGGAGATAGATATTGTGAACACATATGCGGTTGAGAGTTCCAAGCCAGAAGAGGAATGTTATGATGTCTGGAGCCATGAGGGCCTTATTCTCACCAAGCTACTTACTATG GAGGAACGTGTCTTATGTGGTTCCAGGCTTCTCTACTTCAgctgctttcttcttttcttcttcggCTTCCTATGTTGCTTTGCAGCAGCCTGCACCCATCCTCGTTGGGACACATCTTGGCAGAGGGCCCATATCTAA
- the TAOK2 gene encoding serine/threonine-protein kinase TAO2 isoform X1 has protein sequence MPAGGRAGSLKDPDVAELFFKDDPEKLFSDLREIGHGSFGAVYFARDVRSSEVVAIKKMSYSGKQSNEKWQDIIKEVRFLQKLRHPNTIQYRGCYLREHTAWLVMEYCLGSASDLLEVHKKPLQEVEIAAVTHGALQGLAYLHSHNMIHRDVKAGNILLSEPGLVKLGDFGSASIMAPANSFVGTPYWMAPEVILAMDEGQYDGKVDVWSLGITCIELAERKPPLFNMNAMSALYHIAQNESPVLQSGHWSEYFRNFVDSCLQKIPQDRPTSDVLLKHRFVLRERPPTVIMDLIQRTKDAVRELDNLQYRKMKKILFQEAQNGPSAEVPEEEEETEPYLHRAGTLTSLESSHSVPSMSISASSQSSSVNSLADASDNEDEEEEEEEEEEEEEGPETGEMAMMQEGEHTVTSHSSIIHRLPGPENLYDDPYQPELPPGPLQAPQPPTSSSSARRRAYCRNRDHFATIRTASLVSRQIQEHEQDSALREQLSGYKRMRRQHQKQLLALESRLRGEREEHSARLQRDLEAQRAGFGAEAEKLARRHQAIGEKEARAAQAEERKFQQHILGQQKKELAALLEAQKRTYKLRKEQLKEELQENPSTPKREKAEWLLRQKEQLQQCQAEEEAGLLRRQRQYFELQCRQYKRKMLLARHSLDQDLLREDLNKKQTQKDLECALLLRQHESTRELEVRQLQAVQRTRAELTRLQHQTELGNQLEYNKRREQELRQKHAAQVRQQPKSLKVRPDEHPPAPQSLTPQAPDQSSGPLGQQQALELPRLEERSLLGEEAAQEHRTLGEKEAAVQERRILGEEGARASIGPEERRIVGEEAEEVVALSPSSGERKILGDQTWRLPHGVEAEDPETLSPSARERRIVGQEEAEEWRLWGKEEWSIMGEELELGWVQGPVLPPVLEEDEDEEAPIGTPRDPGDGCSSPEIPPEPPPCPLRPSPASQLLGLLSHGLLAGLSFAVGSSPGLLPLLLLLLLPLLAAQGGGGLQAALLALEVGLVGLGASYLLLCTALHMPPSLFLLLAQGVALGAVLGLSWRRGLAGVPLGLGAAWLLAWPGLALPLATVAAGGSWLRQQGPRLRRELSRLWLRALLRLSPSAFRTLQGCGAVGDRGLFALYPKTNKDGFRSRLPVPGPRRGRPHRPRSPLALLAQAWALCKGWNWRLARAGRGLAAHLSPGAAQTLARWGLLRGERPSRIPRLLRHGQRCPRPRAPPRVPPGAASSHRLRTRQPRALPPWR, from the exons ATGCCGGCAGGGGGCCGGGCTGGGAGCCTGAAGGATCCAGATGTGGCTGAACTCTTCTTCAAGGATGACCCTGAAAAACTATTTTCTGATCTCCGGGAGATTGGCCATGGCAGTTTTGGAGCTGTCTACTTT GCTCGTGATGTCCGGAGCAGTGAGGTTGTTGCCATCAAGAAGATGTCCTATAGTGGGAAGCAGTCTAATGAG AAGTGGCAAGATATCATCAAGGAGGTGCGATTTCTGCAGAAGCTCCGGCATCCGAATACCATCCAGTACCGAGGCTGTTACCTGAGGGAACATACTGCTTGG CTGGTGATGGAGTATTGCTTGGGCTCTGCCTCTGACCTTCTAGAGG tgCACAAGAAGCCCCTGCAGGAGGTGGAGATAGCAGCTGTAACCCATGGTGCACTACAGGGCTTGGCCTATTTACACTCTCATAACATGATCCACAG GGATGTGAAGGCAGGGAACATCTTATTGTCGGAACCAGGCTTGGTCAAGCTAGGGGACTTTGGCTCAGCCTCCATCATGGCACCTGCCAACTCCTTTGTGGGCACTCCATACTG GATGGCTCCTGAGGTGATTTTGGCCATGGATGAAGGGCAGTATGATGGCAAGGTGGATGTTTGGTCTTTGGGGATTACCTGCATAGAATTAG cGGAACGGAAGCCACCACTGTTCAATATGAATGCAATGAGTGCCTTATACCACATTGCACAGAACGAGTCCCCTGtgctccagtctggacattg GTCTGAGTACTTCCGAAATTTTGTTGACTCTTGTCTCCAGAAAATTCCTCAAGACAGACCAACTTCAGACGTGCTGCTCAAG CACCGCTTTGTGCTCCGGGAAAGACCCCCCACAGTGATTATGGATTTGATCCAGAGGACCAAGGATGCAGTTCGGGAGCTAGATAACCTACAGTATCGAAAAATGAAGAAGATCTTATTCCAGGAGGCACAGAATGGCCCCAGCGCTGAAGTccctgaggaggaggag GAGACGGAACCATACCTTCACCGGGCAGGGACACTGACTAGCCTGGAGAGTAGCCACTCAGTGCCCAGTATGTCGATCAGCGCTTCCAGTCAGAGCAGCTCTGTTAACAGCCTAGCAGATGCATCTGACaatgaggatgaggaagaagaggaagaagaagaggaggaggaggaagaaggcccAGAGACTGGAGAGATGGCCATGATGCAGGAAGGTGAACATACAGTCACCTCTCACAGCTCGATCATCCACCGACTCCCT GGCCCTGAGAACCTATATGATGACCCCTATCAGCCAGAGCTACCCCCAGGACCCTTACAGGCCCCTCAGCCTCcaacttcttcctcctctgcGCGTCGACGAGCCTACTGTCGAAACCGAGATCACTTTGCTACCATCCGAACTGCCTCCCTG GTGAGTCGTCAGATCCAGGAGCACGAGCAGGACTCGGCCCTGCGGGAGCAGTTGAGCGGCTATAAGAGAATGAGGCGGCAGCACCAGAAGCAGCttctggccctggaatcaaggcTCCGGGGTGAGCGGGAAGAGCACAGTGCCCGGCTGCAGCGGGACCTGGAGGCCCAGAGGGCTGGCTTTGGAGCTGAAGCGGAAAAACTGGCCCGGCGCCACCAGGCCATTGGGGAGAAGGAGGCCCGTGCCGCCCAGGCAGAGGAGCGCAAATTTCAGCAGCACATTTTAGGCCAGCAGAAGAAGGAGCTGGCTGCTCTTCTAGAAGCGCAGAAACGTACTTACAAGCTAAGGAAGGAACAACTCAAGGAG GAGCTGCAGGAGAATCCAAGCACCCCCAAGAGGGAGAAGGCCGAGTGGCTGCTGCGCCAGAAGGAGCAGCTGCAGCAATGCCAGGCAGAGGAGGAGGCTGGGCTGCTGCGGCGCCAGCGCCAGTACTTTGAGCTGCAGTGCCGCCAGTATAAGCGTAAAATGCTCCTGGCCCGCCACAGCCTGGATCAGGACCTGCTGCGGGAG GACCTGAACAAGAAGCAGACCCAGAAGGACCTCGAGTGTGCACTGCTGCTGAGGCAGCATGAGTCAACTCGGGAGCTGGAGGTGAGGCAGCTACAGGCTGTGCAGCGGACCCGAGCCGAGCTCACCCGTCTGCAGCACCAGACGGAGCTGGGGAATCAGCTGGAGTACAACAAGCGGCGTGAGCAGGAGCTGCGCCAGAAGCACGCTGCCCAAGTCCGACAACAGCCCAAGAGCCTCAAAGTACGTCCTGACGAGCACCCCCCAGCCCCCCAATCCCTTACCCCTCAGGCCCCGGACCAGAGCTCTGGACCCCTGGGACAACAGCAGGCTCTGGAGCTGCCCAGATTGGAGGAGCGGAGCCTGCTAGGAGAGGAGGCAGCCCAGGAACACAGGACActgggagagaaggaagcagcTGTCCAAGAGCGGAGGATTCTGGGAGAGGAAGGGGCTAGGGCCTCCATAGGGCCAGAGGAGCGGAGGATTGTGGGGGAGGAGGCCGAGGAGGTAGTGGCCCTGTCCCCCAGCTCTGGGGAACGGAAGATTCTGGGAGACCAGACGTGGAGGCTACCCCATGGGGTGGAAGCTGAGGATCCTGAAACCCTGTCCCCCAGCGCCAGGGAGCGAAGGATTGTCGGCCAGGAAGAGGCTGAGGAGTGGAGGttgtgggggaaggaagagtggAGTATCATGGGAGAGGAGTTGGAGCTAGGATGGGTCCAGGGGCCAGTCTTGCCCCCAGTCCtggaggaggatgaggatgaagaagCCCCCATTGGGACTCCCAGGGATCCTGGGGATGGTTGTTCATCCCCTGAGATTCCTCCTGAGCCCCCCCCTTGTCCCCTAAGACCGAGCCCCGCCAGTCAGCTCCTGGGCCTCTTGTCCCATGGCCTCCTGGCTGGTCTGTCTTTTGCTGTGGGCTCCTCCCCGGGCCTCTTGCCACTACTGCTATTGCTACTACTTCCACTTTTGGCAGCCCAGGGTGGAGGTGGCCTACAGGCTGCCCTGTTGGCTTTGGAAGTGGGATTAGTGGGACTGGGGGCCTCATACTTGTTGCTCTGCACAGCCTTGCACATGCCTCCCAGCCTTTTCCTGCTCTTGGCCCAGGGGGTGGCCCTGGGGGCAGTGCTAGGACTGAGTTGGCGAAGGGGCCTAGCTGGGGTGCCCCTGGGCCTTGGGGCTGCTTGGCTCTTAGCCTGGCCAGGCCTAGCCCTACCCTTAGCAACAGTGGCAGCCGGAGGCAGCTGGTTAAGGCAACAGGGCCCAAGGCTTCGGCGGGAGCTGTCCAGGCTCTGGCTGCGGGCCTTGCTACGCCTATCACCATCAGCCTTCCGAACCTTACAGGGCTGTGGGGCTGTAGGCGACCGGGGCCTCTTTGCCCTCTACCCTAAGACCAACAAGGATGGCTTCCGAAGCCGGCTGCCAGTCCCAGGACCCCGCCGTGGGCGTCCACACCGGCCCAGGAGTCCTCTGGCCTTGCTGGCCCAGGCTTGGGCCCTGTGCAAAGGGTGGAACTGGCGACTGGCTAGGGCTGGCAGGGGACTAGCTGCTCATCTGTCCCCTGGGGCTGCCCAGACATTAGCCCGTTGGGGGTTGCTTCGGGGAGAACGTCCAAGTAGGATCCCCCGACTGCTGAGGCATGGTCAGCGCTGCCCCAGGCCCCGAGCCCCTCCCCGAGTCCCTCCTGGAGCTGCCTCCAGCCACCGTCTCCGAACTCGGCAGCCCCGAGCCCTGCCACCCTGGAGGTGA